The following proteins come from a genomic window of Melioribacteraceae bacterium 4301-Me:
- a CDS encoding amidohydrolase: MKKIIYSIAIMILLTACGEKIMHKADLVLLNGKIVTMDDNNPEGEALAIKGDKILAVGSADEIKEYIGDSTNVIDLKGKFVMPGFIESHAHFMGLGEFKMNLDLTHAKNWDEVIAEVAKAAENSRPGEWILGRGWHQEKFDPKPEPSVEGYPVHNELSRAVPNNPVILEHASGHAVFANAKAMELAGINNSTLNPNGGRIVRDSLGNAIGVFEENAADLIYNVYQEYRNKKTPQQIRNERVKQIQLASQECLSKGITSFVDAGEPFEIIDLMKELVDSNKIPIRLYVMINDSLKYLKSRLKDYKIIGAGNYHLTVRSIKKYVDGALGSRGAWMLEPYSDLPNYFGSNVTPINELKQTAELAINNDFQVCIHAIGDRGNREVLNLYENIFNEHPNKKDLRWRIEHAQNVTPEDVPRFAKLGVIASMQTCHCTSDAVFVIERIGENRAKSEAYVWRKLINSGALICNGTDAPVEDVNPIPNFYSAVTRKTSDGKAFFPEEKMTRIEALKSYTINGAYASFEENIKGSLTPGKLADIVVLSNDLLNCPENEIQNTKVMYTIVGGKVLFSANDKQ, from the coding sequence ATGAAAAAAATAATATACAGCATAGCAATAATGATTTTACTAACAGCCTGCGGAGAAAAAATAATGCACAAAGCTGATTTAGTTTTATTGAATGGAAAAATTGTAACTATGGACGATAATAATCCCGAAGGAGAAGCTCTTGCTATAAAGGGAGATAAAATTTTGGCGGTCGGTTCAGCAGACGAAATTAAGGAATACATTGGCGATTCAACCAATGTTATTGACCTTAAAGGAAAATTTGTGATGCCAGGCTTCATCGAAAGTCACGCGCATTTTATGGGTCTCGGTGAATTTAAAATGAATCTCGACCTTACGCATGCAAAAAATTGGGATGAAGTAATTGCTGAAGTAGCAAAAGCTGCCGAGAACTCACGTCCCGGAGAATGGATTTTAGGCAGAGGGTGGCACCAAGAAAAGTTTGATCCCAAACCCGAACCCAGTGTAGAAGGATACCCCGTTCATAATGAGCTGAGCAGAGCCGTTCCAAATAATCCGGTAATCTTAGAGCATGCAAGCGGACACGCAGTTTTTGCAAATGCTAAAGCAATGGAACTTGCTGGGATAAATAATTCAACGCTGAATCCAAATGGAGGCAGAATTGTGCGTGACAGTCTTGGTAATGCAATAGGAGTGTTTGAAGAAAATGCAGCAGATCTTATTTATAATGTATATCAAGAATACAGAAATAAAAAGACACCACAGCAGATACGGAATGAACGCGTCAAACAAATTCAGCTTGCATCCCAAGAATGCCTTTCGAAAGGAATAACATCTTTTGTAGATGCTGGTGAACCTTTTGAAATAATCGATCTTATGAAAGAATTGGTTGATTCAAATAAAATTCCCATTAGACTTTATGTGATGATCAACGATTCACTAAAATATTTGAAGTCAAGATTGAAGGATTATAAAATAATAGGGGCAGGCAATTATCACTTAACAGTAAGGTCGATAAAAAAATATGTTGATGGTGCACTTGGATCGCGCGGCGCATGGATGTTAGAGCCTTATTCTGATTTACCAAATTACTTTGGCTCAAATGTCACACCAATAAATGAATTAAAACAAACAGCCGAACTTGCAATTAATAACGATTTCCAAGTTTGCATTCATGCTATTGGCGATAGAGGAAATCGTGAAGTGTTGAATCTTTATGAAAATATTTTTAATGAACATCCCAATAAAAAAGATTTACGTTGGAGAATTGAACATGCACAAAACGTAACTCCTGAAGATGTTCCAAGATTTGCTAAACTTGGCGTCATCGCTTCAATGCAAACATGTCACTGCACTTCCGATGCGGTCTTTGTGATTGAAAGAATTGGAGAGAATCGTGCAAAGTCAGAGGCTTATGTTTGGCGAAAATTAATTAACAGCGGTGCTTTAATTTGCAATGGAACAGACGCACCAGTAGAAGATGTTAACCCAATTCCAAATTTTTATTCTGCTGTTACTCGAAAAACTTCAGACGGCAAGGCGTTTTTCCCCGAAGAAAAAATGACAAGAATAGAAGCGTTGAAATCATATACAATAAACGGTGCTTATGCTTCTTTTGAGGAAAATATAAAAGGCTCGTTAACCCCAGGAAAGCTTGCTGATATTGTTGTTCTTTCAAACGATTTGTTGAATTGCCCCGAAAATGAAATACAGAATACAAAAGTAATGTATACTATAGTTGGCGGGAAAGTTTTGTTTAGTGCGAACGATAAGCAATGA
- a CDS encoding T9SS type A sorting domain-containing protein yields the protein MYICQWVDTDLGYSADDFIGCDTSLNMGYSYNSNDYDKEYSKYLSAPPAIGYVILQGVSHKTNNLSDSAIINFKWRKGYKYFNSKPLTAALLHRTGGSWSDPTHSYNGTLEFYNMMRGFRPMPSYPNSLPFSSDGTDYTPDGVYMLDGDPVIGTGPIDGIYDGAGDRRMWLVTGPFSLKLNDTAEVVIAQVGGIGLNHLDSITKLRYNAEVAALFYNDFVYEMTSGKLTIPHQQHPANNTLYENYALYQNYPNPFNSTTKIRYELPAAAHVILIVYDILGKEVRRLVDDNKSPGSYSVNFNADGLPSGVYFYKITFLNQDNKLTFDKLYKVNKLILLR from the coding sequence ATGTACATTTGTCAATGGGTTGATACAGACCTCGGTTATTCTGCGGATGATTTCATAGGTTGTGATACTTCCTTAAATATGGGGTATTCTTACAATTCCAATGATTATGATAAGGAATACAGCAAATACCTTTCAGCACCTCCTGCAATAGGTTATGTAATTTTGCAAGGTGTATCTCATAAGACAAATAATTTATCTGACTCTGCAATAATTAATTTCAAGTGGCGAAAAGGATATAAATATTTTAATTCAAAACCGCTTACAGCAGCACTGCTTCATCGTACCGGGGGTTCTTGGAGTGACCCAACACACAGTTATAATGGTACTTTAGAATTCTATAATATGATGAGAGGATTTAGGCCAATGCCTAGTTACCCTAATTCACTTCCTTTCTCTTCTGATGGGACAGATTATACACCAGATGGTGTTTACATGCTTGATGGCGACCCGGTAATCGGGACGGGTCCAATTGATGGAATATATGATGGCGCAGGTGATAGAAGAATGTGGTTAGTGACAGGACCCTTCAGCTTAAAATTAAATGATACCGCCGAGGTCGTAATTGCTCAAGTGGGAGGAATAGGCTTGAACCATTTAGATAGTATTACTAAACTAAGATACAATGCTGAAGTTGCTGCTTTATTTTACAACGACTTTGTTTACGAAATGACCTCCGGAAAATTAACAATTCCTCACCAACAGCATCCAGCTAACAATACCCTTTATGAAAATTACGCGCTGTACCAAAACTATCCCAATCCTTTTAATTCTACTACCAAAATTAGATACGAACTACCTGCAGCAGCTCATGTAATTCTTATCGTTTATGATATTCTTGGAAAAGAAGTCCGAAGACTTGTTGACGACAACAAATCTCCAGGCTCCTATTCAGTCAACTTTAATGCAGATGGTCTGCCGAGCGGCGTTTATTTCTATAAAATTACTTTCCTCAATCAGGATAATAAACTTACTTTTGATAAGTTATATAAAGTTAACAAACTAATTTTGCTTAGGTAA
- a CDS encoding 3-hydroxyacyl-CoA dehydrogenase NAD-binding domain-containing protein, with amino-acid sequence MEDKEVKKAVVGVIGSGTMGTGIAQAAAVSGYKVILFDSNKNALDKARQSLLSILIRLEEKGKLSGERAADIFSRIYFAKSLTKFNECGIVIEAVVESLPVKKELFSQLENTVRKETILATNTSSLSVTEIASACKNPERVIGTHFFNPAPLMPLVEIIPGEKTSREFTEKTKKIINDFGKTIVVCKDSPGFIVNRIARPFYGEALKILEEGTVDVATIDFAMKEIGKFKMGPFELMDLIGNDVNYKVTETIYQQFNYEPRFEPSSIQRKLVEEGKLGKKTGVGFYNYTYGQEVPTIAMDKNLLEEIFFRILAMLINEAAYAIYEKIASVEDIDLAMTMGVNYPKGLLKWADEIGVERIVDKLNLLYDKHKNRRYVVCPLLVSMAKERKKFYE; translated from the coding sequence ATGGAAGATAAAGAAGTTAAAAAGGCAGTAGTTGGTGTTATAGGTTCCGGTACTATGGGAACAGGTATCGCACAAGCTGCTGCAGTTTCCGGGTATAAAGTAATCCTGTTCGATTCAAATAAAAATGCGTTAGATAAGGCGAGACAATCCCTACTGTCTATTTTAATTAGATTGGAAGAGAAAGGAAAATTAAGCGGCGAAAGGGCAGCTGATATTTTTTCTAGAATTTATTTTGCAAAATCTTTAACAAAATTTAACGAGTGTGGAATTGTAATTGAAGCTGTAGTCGAAAGTCTTCCCGTTAAAAAAGAACTTTTCTCTCAACTTGAAAATACAGTCCGGAAAGAAACTATACTTGCAACAAACACATCATCACTCTCAGTCACCGAAATTGCTTCTGCTTGCAAAAATCCCGAAAGAGTAATTGGAACTCATTTTTTTAATCCTGCACCGCTTATGCCACTGGTCGAAATTATTCCGGGAGAAAAAACTTCAAGGGAATTCACAGAAAAGACTAAAAAGATAATTAACGATTTTGGGAAAACTATAGTTGTTTGTAAAGATTCGCCTGGATTTATTGTTAATAGAATTGCAAGACCGTTTTACGGTGAAGCACTTAAAATTCTTGAGGAAGGAACTGTTGATGTTGCCACAATTGATTTCGCAATGAAAGAAATCGGAAAATTTAAAATGGGTCCTTTTGAACTGATGGATTTAATCGGGAACGACGTTAATTATAAAGTAACTGAAACAATCTATCAACAGTTTAACTATGAACCACGATTTGAACCCTCTTCAATTCAGCGAAAATTAGTTGAAGAGGGAAAACTTGGCAAAAAAACGGGAGTTGGTTTTTACAATTATACTTATGGTCAAGAAGTTCCAACGATTGCTATGGATAAAAATCTTTTGGAAGAAATATTTTTTAGAATTCTTGCTATGTTAATAAATGAAGCCGCTTATGCAATTTATGAAAAAATAGCCTCTGTTGAAGATATCGATTTAGCGATGACGATGGGGGTAAATTATCCTAAAGGATTATTAAAATGGGCTGATGAAATAGGCGTTGAAAGAATTGTAGACAAATTAAATTTGCTTTATGATAAGCACAAAAACAGAAGATATGTTGTTTGCCCCCTACTTGTTTCAATGGCTAAAGAAAGGAAGAAGTTTTATGAATAA
- a CDS encoding PaaI family thioesterase yields MNKQLTAEKAIEKMLKSDKFSRWLRVKIVESKKGYCKLEMKVRKEMMNGFNIVHGGVTFSLADSALAFASNSYGKVAVVIENNISFVKPVRENDILIATAEEQSRNNHLGVYSVEITNQKNEKVAVFKGTVYITNKNIL; encoded by the coding sequence ATGAATAAGCAGCTAACAGCGGAAAAGGCAATTGAGAAAATGCTGAAGAGTGATAAATTCAGTCGATGGCTAAGAGTAAAAATAGTGGAGTCAAAAAAAGGCTATTGCAAGTTAGAAATGAAAGTACGAAAAGAGATGATGAATGGTTTTAATATTGTGCATGGAGGAGTAACATTTTCACTTGCCGATAGTGCTCTTGCTTTTGCGTCAAACAGCTATGGCAAGGTTGCGGTTGTAATAGAAAATAATATTTCTTTTGTTAAACCCGTAAGAGAAAATGATATACTTATTGCAACAGCCGAAGAGCAAAGCAGAAATAATCATTTAGGGGTTTATAGTGTTGAAATCACAAATCAAAAAAATGAGAAAGTTGCAGTGTTTAAGGGAACTGTTTATATAACAAACAAGAACATTCTATAA
- the pcaF gene encoding 3-oxoadipyl-CoA thiolase: MSEAYIVDAVRTPIGKLGGALSTIRVDDLAAITLKEILKRNPTIDSAQIDEVFLGCANQAGEDNRNIARMSLLLAGIPSSVPGQTINRLCASGMDAVINAARAIWVGDGDLFIAGGVENMTRAPLVMSKAEKAFSGKINIYDSSLGWRFINPKMQEMYGTESMGETAENLAEKYKISREAQDEFAYNSQMKAAAAIKSGRFAKEIIPIEISQGKGESSLFENDEFVKPNTTKEILAALKPAFRKNGTVTAGNSSGLNDGACSLIIASEKAIKKFDLKPKAKIVANAVTGVEPRIMGIGPVDATSKILSKTKMKLDDFDVIEINEAFAAQMLAVLFELKIKPDDERLNPNGGAIALGHPLGMSGARLIQTAMIELNEKNKKYALCTLCVGVGQGVAVVLERI, translated from the coding sequence ATTTCCGAAGCATATATAGTAGATGCAGTTCGTACGCCAATTGGGAAATTAGGAGGTGCTTTATCCACAATTCGTGTTGACGATTTGGCTGCAATTACATTAAAAGAAATATTAAAGAGAAATCCAACAATAGATTCAGCACAAATTGATGAAGTTTTTTTAGGATGTGCAAATCAAGCTGGTGAAGATAATAGAAACATTGCGCGTATGTCTTTGCTATTAGCTGGAATACCGTCAAGTGTACCTGGACAAACGATTAATCGCTTGTGTGCTTCTGGAATGGATGCAGTTATAAATGCAGCGCGAGCAATTTGGGTTGGTGATGGTGATTTGTTTATTGCAGGCGGCGTTGAAAACATGACTCGCGCACCACTTGTAATGTCTAAAGCTGAAAAAGCTTTCTCTGGGAAAATTAACATTTACGATTCATCTTTGGGCTGGAGGTTTATTAATCCAAAAATGCAGGAGATGTACGGTACAGAATCTATGGGCGAGACTGCCGAAAATCTTGCCGAGAAATATAAAATTTCAAGAGAAGCTCAAGACGAGTTTGCTTATAATTCACAGATGAAAGCTGCAGCTGCTATTAAATCGGGCAGATTTGCAAAAGAAATTATACCAATTGAAATTTCACAAGGGAAAGGTGAATCTTCCCTTTTTGAAAACGATGAGTTCGTTAAACCAAATACAACAAAAGAAATTTTAGCTGCATTAAAACCTGCCTTTAGAAAAAACGGGACTGTAACCGCTGGGAATTCCTCCGGCTTAAATGACGGGGCATGTTCGCTAATTATTGCCTCTGAAAAAGCAATTAAAAAATTTGACTTAAAGCCTAAGGCAAAAATTGTTGCTAATGCTGTCACCGGCGTCGAGCCGCGTATTATGGGAATTGGTCCAGTTGATGCAACTTCGAAAATCTTATCAAAAACAAAAATGAAATTAGATGACTTTGATGTTATAGAAATAAACGAAGCTTTTGCAGCACAAATGCTTGCAGTGTTATTTGAATTGAAAATTAAACCAGATGATGAAAGATTAAACCCTAACGGTGGTGCAATTGCTTTGGGACACCCGCTGGGAATGAGCGGCGCTCGTCTTATCCAAACAGCAATGATTGAACTAAACGAAAAAAATAAAAAGTATGCCCTCTGTACTTTGTGCGTTGGAGTGGGACAAGGAGTTGCAGTAGTTTTGGAAAGAATTTAG
- a CDS encoding CBS domain-containing protein, with protein sequence MKTVKHILKTKGNAVWTVNPNTKVFDALKLMAEKNIGAVVVVENNQLKGILSERDYARKVALEGLSSHEISVEKIMSNRIFYVNPNTSVEECMALMTEKRIRHLPVLENEKLVGLISIGDVVKEMLDDKNFVISQLEQYIIGSR encoded by the coding sequence ATGAAAACAGTAAAACACATATTAAAAACAAAGGGAAATGCTGTTTGGACTGTAAATCCTAATACAAAAGTATTTGATGCGCTAAAATTAATGGCTGAAAAAAACATCGGCGCAGTTGTTGTTGTTGAAAACAACCAATTAAAGGGAATTCTTTCTGAACGAGACTATGCACGAAAAGTAGCTCTTGAAGGATTATCATCGCATGAAATAAGCGTGGAAAAAATAATGTCTAATCGTATCTTTTATGTGAATCCTAATACAAGCGTAGAAGAATGTATGGCACTGATGACAGAAAAAAGAATTCGTCATCTTCCAGTATTAGAAAATGAGAAATTAGTTGGATTAATTTCAATTGGCGACGTCGTAAAGGAAATGCTTGATGATAAGAATTTTGTTATTAGTCAATTAGAGCAATATATTATTGGCAGCAGGTGA
- a CDS encoding DUF5686 family protein produces MASLIYPQFNSGQSANLYEITGAIKDKLTGYSLPYASIRIDNTTYGTASNNEGQFILKLKEGSYKLIFSYIGYKTDTLSIYLTENEHLDIKLEPQAVRLPEIVVNANEDPAYKIIREAIRRKKENRKGLISLEYNAYSKRILKSGGEVGMIEEVFVKGYSKVGEWEKEFILSRHKTENRKKQIRSMDFNISGNYYIDFSKDTLTLILNKVYLPLADKAFDYYDYKLMSVTETPTGEVYKIKVIPLSKIQPLLQGEIDIEGKNYALVKVNLRNNEGLRFLFAKDLNVRFVQQLGNYDGYWLPNYIETEAGFEFSFQGLISLDKIELEEISNVTEYKINPAIPDSIVDAIKSKYGGFTVDTTNGGKRPIELTRQQINELRPIPLTKLEIKAYDELDSTKTFEKIIKVKGPLASLVAFSEPKSDSNKSTLFATATFLTKYVNFANNRVDGISIGPRYAANLINDKLSLDFSSKYSFLRKKIEAEGNLNFRLEDFFVNSIEAYFYNKTKNWDDFSPYSEITNSISVTMGFDDQFNYYLSKGVGIALTKNFLKDIEFSLNFTSEQENSLKENKYQSILKSSRLPRENPAIAEGTDRRISVKISLGKNPWEFQAFPSNGLVAQLELSDPAFSSDFSYKRYHFTGLIRLKTFYKELFISPYLEIMVDAAAIQGSYGPQHLFVPNTALGFFAPLGVFKGLRPVNFIGTDMLAIHVEHNWRTVLFQALGLDFMSDLYFDFITGISLLKTWNQSNYLLNLNMNKPYWEVFASISKIFGIVRVDVSYNSFKNFYITSSFGVVL; encoded by the coding sequence TTGGCGAGTTTAATCTATCCACAGTTTAACAGTGGACAAAGTGCTAATTTGTATGAAATTACAGGTGCGATAAAAGACAAACTAACAGGTTACTCACTTCCTTACGCAAGCATAAGAATTGATAATACTACTTATGGAACTGCTTCTAATAATGAAGGGCAGTTCATCTTAAAGCTTAAAGAAGGCAGCTACAAATTGATTTTTTCATACATTGGTTATAAAACCGATACCCTTTCAATTTATCTAACTGAAAATGAACATTTAGATATAAAACTAGAACCGCAAGCAGTTAGACTTCCAGAGATTGTCGTAAATGCAAATGAAGACCCGGCTTATAAAATTATTCGCGAAGCTATTAGGAGAAAAAAAGAGAACAGAAAAGGTTTGATTAGTCTTGAGTATAATGCATATTCGAAAAGAATATTAAAATCGGGCGGCGAAGTAGGAATGATTGAAGAAGTATTTGTTAAAGGATACAGTAAAGTTGGTGAGTGGGAAAAAGAATTTATATTGTCTAGGCATAAGACAGAAAACCGAAAGAAACAAATTCGTTCAATGGATTTTAATATTTCAGGCAATTATTATATTGATTTCTCTAAAGATACTCTTACACTAATACTAAATAAAGTTTACCTTCCTCTTGCAGATAAAGCATTCGATTATTATGATTATAAATTAATGAGTGTAACTGAAACACCAACCGGAGAGGTATATAAGATAAAAGTAATCCCGCTTTCTAAAATTCAGCCGCTGCTACAAGGTGAAATTGATATTGAAGGTAAAAACTACGCCTTAGTAAAAGTAAATTTGAGGAACAATGAGGGGTTACGCTTTTTATTTGCAAAGGATCTTAATGTAAGGTTCGTTCAGCAGCTTGGCAATTACGACGGCTATTGGCTGCCTAATTATATAGAAACAGAAGCGGGTTTCGAGTTTAGTTTTCAAGGATTAATCTCGCTTGATAAAATAGAATTAGAGGAGATAAGCAATGTTACAGAATACAAAATTAATCCAGCTATACCAGATTCGATAGTAGATGCAATTAAATCTAAATATGGTGGCTTTACAGTCGATACAACAAATGGCGGAAAAAGACCAATTGAACTAACTCGCCAACAAATAAATGAACTTCGACCGATACCATTAACAAAACTGGAAATTAAAGCTTATGATGAATTAGACAGTACTAAAACATTCGAAAAAATAATAAAGGTAAAAGGTCCTTTGGCAAGTTTAGTTGCTTTTTCAGAACCTAAAAGCGACTCGAATAAAAGTACTTTGTTTGCCACAGCAACTTTTTTAACTAAATATGTGAACTTTGCAAACAATCGTGTTGATGGAATTTCGATAGGACCGCGTTACGCAGCTAATTTGATAAATGATAAATTAAGTTTAGATTTTTCTTCTAAGTATTCATTTCTTCGGAAGAAAATAGAGGCTGAAGGTAATCTTAATTTTCGATTAGAAGATTTTTTTGTTAACTCAATTGAAGCTTATTTCTACAATAAAACTAAAAATTGGGATGACTTTTCACCCTATTCTGAAATTACAAATAGTATTTCAGTTACGATGGGATTTGATGATCAGTTTAATTATTATTTATCAAAAGGTGTGGGGATTGCCCTCACAAAAAATTTTTTGAAGGATATTGAGTTTAGTCTCAATTTTACATCTGAACAAGAAAACTCTTTGAAGGAAAATAAGTATCAGAGTATATTAAAAAGCAGCAGATTGCCGAGAGAGAACCCCGCAATTGCTGAAGGAACCGATAGAAGAATTTCAGTAAAAATTTCCTTAGGAAAAAATCCATGGGAATTTCAAGCATTTCCATCAAATGGTTTAGTGGCTCAGTTAGAACTTTCTGACCCAGCATTTTCGAGTGACTTCAGTTACAAAAGATATCACTTTACAGGATTAATTAGATTAAAAACATTTTATAAAGAATTGTTTATATCTCCATACCTCGAAATAATGGTTGATGCCGCTGCAATACAAGGTAGTTACGGTCCTCAACATTTATTTGTGCCCAATACTGCGTTGGGTTTTTTTGCTCCACTGGGTGTTTTTAAAGGGTTACGGCCAGTGAATTTTATTGGCACCGATATGCTTGCAATTCATGTAGAGCATAACTGGAGAACTGTATTGTTTCAGGCGTTAGGACTTGATTTTATGTCTGATCTTTATTTTGATTTTATTACAGGCATAAGCCTGCTGAAGACTTGGAATCAATCTAATTATCTGCTGAATTTAAATATGAACAAGCCTTACTGGGAAGTTTTTGCGAGCATATCTAAAATATTTGGTATCGTTAGAGTTGATGTAAGTTATAATTCATTTAAGAATTTCTATATTACATCTTCTTTTGGAGTAGTATTGTGA